The genomic DNA AGTCACACAATAATGACTGGTTCCTGGTGAACGtgaacatttacagtaaaaagtgTTTGATTCCTCTCATCCGTTCCCTGTTCTTAAGAATTTACATAAATGGCTCTTTCATGTGAAAGTAGAAAattatttctacaaagtaacatCAGTTCCTTAAAAATGTAGAATCAGTGATTGGATaaatattcaccccctttaaagAGACTAACACTGGTGCTAGTAGTACCGGTAACTCAGGTAGTGGAATGGAGATCATGTTAATGCAGTCACTGAATATCCCATCAAGTCCTCTTAAATCCTTTATTAAGAAGTGAAAGGAACGTCTGTAAATCCGCCTAGAAAAGACTATCctcaagaaaaaagtcaaagagAAGGAGGGCCAACAAGACACCTGTGACTCTTCTGACATGTTCACATTATCTCAgttgtaaagcatggtggtggcagcatcatgatgcccTGGAAGGTTTGTAAAGCTGGGGCATAAAATGAAAGCAGTAAagtgaaatcctggaggacgaCTGGATGCAGTCTGCAGGAGAACTGAGACTCCAGGAAGATAATGACCTGAAGCGTCCAACCAGAACTCACCAGTGATCCCTGAGCAGCCGGACAGTTTAAAGGAGAACTGGCTAACAGAtgtgcattttatatttataaggAATTGACATAACTTTCTGATTTCACTTTGACAtcaaccttcctgttgtcctcatttatgggcaccaaaaaatattgtttccttgtctgaaaaaaatccaataattcagcaaaaaaaaaatccccaaatttctgaaaatttgcaaaaccttcaggaagaaaattccaataattccttaaaagttttatttaaaaaaaaaaaaaaaaatcccccaaatttggcaaaaaaaaaaattcttgtaaatattttcaaaaaatgagtaaaaatcttcccaaaaaatcctaaaaatatctgtatatcagtaaaatttctaatattttctttaagaacaatcacataaaaatcaaccaaaatccagcgaaattcgctggattttggttgatttttttccccgaatgttcttaaacatttttaacatttctttttttccaccaaaaatgttcaaagatttcccaacaatgttaaaaatgtggacatcagaagtttcactgtgaaaatatttattttttccacattttcaaactttaaaacaggtcaattttgacccgcaggacgaaaCGAGGGTTAAAGTGTTAAACTGGCAGATGTTTATATCAGTGAGAGggcaacataaaaacacagagtaaTACAGTGAAGTTCACCACAAACTACATCCCCTAAAACGATCAGCTGAATGAACTCATCCCTAAAGAACACAGACCAAACATTCTAACCTTTGATTTACTGCAGGGCTCTTGTGTGGATTTGTTTTAATCAGGTGTACCTATTAAACTGGCAGCTATGTCCATATTAGAAGCTACCTTTTCTCTGGCTCATGCTTTTAGATGGACTTGTTGATGTTGGTATTTGCTTGTGAAGCTGAAAACATGATGTGATGTTTTCCAGTTGTGTCCACCTGCTTCCCCCAACCCCTCGCTGGAGGAGAAACTGACCAGAAGACTTCTGAGGAGGTGCGTCATCTGTTCACCAATTAATTATTCATTAGACTGATGAACAAACCTCTATCCAGCGATATTTCCTCAAACATGTCTTTCCAACCCAATGTCTCCTCCAGAAGGGCCTGGTCCTGATCACTGGATTCCCTGAGACTGGTTGGTCCAGCAGTGATGTCATCAAACTGGTCCAGCCGTTTGGGACTCCCTCTGACATCATCATGGCATCACAGATAGGAAAGGTTAGTTGAACCCGTGTGAGACTTTTACTGGTTCTAATGGATGAGAAAATACTGGAGACACAAATAGACAGCAATAAACCAGGTAGCTGATGAAAATTCTCACCTGGCTTTAGCTAGTTGTTGATTTAAAAGCCACAGTAGCCCTTTTCAGAGTCTGCATACACAACACCGCTGCTTCATGAGTCAGAAAAAGGTCCCActaacagctggaagcaacaaagtAAACATCAGCATTTCATTCTGATGCTGTCATATTTACAGAAAAGAAGCGGCTGGAGAAAACTATGAATACACTAAATACTGAGTGACATGTCTGTAAATACTCATACATAATAAACCTGTTCTGTGTGGATTGTTGAGTCTTTACTGagattattttgtcattaaCTTGGATTCTATTTCTGGTCTCTGTCTGGTAGGCTCTGGTGTCGGTAGAAAACATGGAGGTTGCTCAAGAGTTGGTAAAAGTCCACAGCTTTATGCCAGCGAAGATTGAAGACTCTGAGCTGAAAATGATCCTCTTGAAACAGCGGATCAGCCTCAGCACTCCGGTACGTCTCTACCTGCACCTCCACAGTGTCTCTACCTACGTCCACAGTGTCTCTACCTGCACCTCCACAGTGTCTCTACCTACGTCCACAGTGTCTCTACCTGCACCTCCACAGTGTCTCTACCTACGTCCACAGTGTCTCTACCTACGTCCACAGTGTCTCTACCTGCACCTCCACAGTGTCTCTACCTACGTCCACAGTGTCTCTACCTACGTCCACAGTGTCTCTACCTACGTCCACAGTGTCTCTACCTGCACCTCCACAGTGTCTCTACCTGCACCTACACAGTGTCTCTACCTACGTCCACAGTGTCTCTACCTACGTCCACAGTGTCTCTACCTACGTCCACAGTGTCTCTACCTACGTCCACAGTGTCTCTACCTGCACCTCCACAGTGTCTCTACCTACGTCCACAGTGTCTCTACCTACGTCCACAGTGTCTCTACCTACGTCCACAGTGTCTCTACCTGCACCTCCACAGTGTCTCTACCTACGTCCACAGTGTCTCTACCTACGTCCACAGTGTCTCTACTTACACCTCCACAGTGTCTCTACCTACGTCCACAGTGTCTCTACCTACATCCACAGTGTCTCTACTTACACCTCCACAGTGTCTCTACCTACGTCCACAGTGTCTCTACCTACGTCCACAGTGTCTCTACTTACACCTCCACAGTGTCTCTACCTATGTCCACAGTGTCTCTACCTGCACCTCCACAGTGTCTCTACCTACGTCCACAGTGTCTCTACCTACGTCCACAGTGTCTCTACTTACACCTCCACAGTGTCTCTACCTACGTCCACAGTGTCTCTACCTACACCTCCACAGTGTCTCTACCTACGTCCACAGTGTCTCTACCTACGTCCACAGTATCTCTACTTACACCTCCACAGTGTCTCTACCTGCACCTCCACAGTGTCTCTACCTACGTCCACAGTGTCTCTACCTACGTCCACAGTGTCTCTACCTACACCTCCACAGTGTCTCTACCTACACCTCCACAGTGTCTCTACCTACGTCCACAGTGTCTCTACTTACACCTCCACAGTGTCTCTACCTATGTCCACAGTGTCTCTACCTATGTCCACAGTGTCTCTACCTACGTCCACAGTGTCTCTACCTACGTCCACAGTGTCTCTACTTGCACCTCCACAGTGTCTCTACCTACGTCCACAGTGTCTCTACCTACACCTCCACAGTGTCTCTGCCTACGTCCACAGTGTCTCTACCTACGTCCACAGTGTCTCTACTTACACCTCCACAGTGTCTCTACTTACACCTCCACAGTGTCTCTACTTACACCTCCACATTGTCTCTACCTACGTCCACAGTGTCTCTACCTACCTCCACAGTGTCTCTACCTACGTCCACAGTGTCTCTACTTACGTCCACAGTGTCTCTACCTACCTCCACAGTGTCTCTACCTACGTCCACAGTGTCTCTACTTACACCTCCACAGTGTCTCTACCTACGTCCACAGTGTCTCTACTTACACCTCCACAGTGTCTCTACCTATGTCCACAGTGTCTCTACCTACGTCCACAGTGTCTCTACCTACGTCCACAGTGTCTCTACTTACGTCCACAGTGTCTCTACTTACACCTCCACAGTGTCTCTACCTACGTCCACAGTGTCTCTACCTACGTCCACAGTGTCTCTACCTACGTCCACAGTGTCTCTACCTACGTCCATCTCCACACTGATCATCTGTTCTCCTTTAGTGCTGTCCAGGGTTTCTGTcagttttcacactttgatttGGTACATTTGGGGTATTTCTTCTACTTGTCATATGGAGTTATTAGTGTGGAACAATCAGTAACTGACCGGTACTAAAACTCTTCCTCCAGGTGGCGCTCTATAACCTTCTGATGGGATCAGTGGATCCATTGGTGAGTATATCTTCAAGTTCTCCACTTTATTTCATTGACTTTTAATCTGAATGAACACAGATGTAAATTAAAGgttgtttttattcttgtttcTTGGCAGTTAGTGGTtgattgtggtgattttattcATTGATTGGCTTCAGCAGTGGTGaagaatgtttgtgtgtgatttatAACGACCATTTTAGCACCTTTAAGAACTAATACTTCTgttttctacatatttttattGAAGCTAAAATTgaaactaaaaaacacaataaaagaacaaaacgtCTGTTTTTCCTGAACATAATTTAATTCTGCAGGAAGTCATTTTAATGAATTCTCGTGTCTAACTGGGATGCTCTGTCCTCTAACCAGTAGTTCTCCTCTGGTTAATAAATAACTGATTGAATCTTTCAGGAGAGTCCGTCTCCAGTCAGCTGGAGCTGCCTGTTGGTGATCAGTAACGTTCCCAACACACCGCCGGGCTCCTCGGAGGTCCAGAAACTGGTGCAGCGCTTCGGTACCGTCATCAAGACCCTGGTGCTGAACAACATGGTGAGGGCTGGAGCTGATCCAGAAGACCCAGGTCCTCAGAAACAGCTGCTAACTGGTTTAAATCCATCTAATGCTGCCGACATGTTGTCTCCTCCTGCTCAGGTCATCTGTGAGATGGCGACTGCAGCCATGGCGCTGTCGGTCTACAAACGCTTCCAGATGTTTCCCTGCATCCTTCAGAGCAACCCTCTGTTCTTCTCCCGCAAGCCTGACCCCAGAGCCAATATCCAGACTAAAATCATCGCTGCGTTTTCGGAAATATCTGAGGTTAGTAGCATCATTAACTGCTTAGAGGGCACTGGTATGAACTCCTGTAGCTCCTCGTGTCAGACTTCTGGATGTGCTCTATGATTGTAGGACACACCTGCACATGACAAAGGCAGTGAAGCAGCTCCAGATGTGGAGGAGACGCCACCTAAAGACAGTTCTGAATCCCCaatggaggaggtggagaatgAATGTGACAGAAAGGATGAAAACATGAACACCCCAAAGACAGCTGAAGATGGGAGTGAAGACAACACTGAGGAAAAGACTGAACTCACAGTTCCTGAGTcttctgcagctccacagaCCCAACCAGAACCACAAGCAGAACCACAAGCAGAACCACAAGCAGACTTTCTGGTAGACACTGGGGAAACATCAGCTGTTGACAGCATCTCAGGAACAGTAGAAGAGAAGAGCTCTGCATTCAAAGAGGGGAACGATGAGACTCCTGCTGGAGACACAACTTTAGTCGAGACAAAGCCATCGAGCTTTGACAGCAGAGCAGCTTCCCAGGAGATGGGCATGCCAGAGCTCCCTAAGGTAGAACATGGacccagaacctcctcctgcaCACATCACCTGTCAACTGTAACATTGTCTTTTTGTTCCACCAGATGACTCAAGCCATGGTTAATGCATTGCTGGTGGAGTGCAGAACAAGAACTGCCAGTCAtcccaacaacacaacagctcCACCCAGTGGAGAGAAGGATTCAACACCGATGGAAACTAACCAGGAACAGAAAACAGCTCAGGAGACCAAAGAGCCCACCAAGGACCAcccagaggaggaagaggaggtggtgAAGAAACAGGAGAGGGACAGGAAGGAGAGGGAGGctaagaaggagaaagaagccagagagagggagaggagggagagggacagGAGGGccagggagaaggaggagaggaccAGAGAAAGGGAGTGGAGTGAAAGAACccgaagagagagggagaggagggagtgggagaggaaggagagggagaggagggacaGGAAGAGAGCCTACGGTGAAAGATCTTCCTTCAGGTCAGAAGGATACAAACAGAACCCGTGGAGAGGAGAACGCTACGAGGAGACCAACGCCAAGATGGTGAGAAGAAACGTTCTGTTAAAGACCAGAAACCTGAGAGTTTAGTTCTTCTTCTAATCAATCCTTTGTGCTGTCATggaaccaggaggaggaggaggaggagttggaTGAGTTCCCCTTCAACATGAGCGACTTTGTGACGGTAGATGAAGTCGGAGATGTCACTGAACTTCCTCACTCTCCTTCTGCCGACCCCATGGAGGACACCTCCACATCTGTCCAGCAGGTAGGTTTTATCTCTACACAGCTGGATGGGGAAATTCTTCACTCCTGGACCAATCACATGTTTAGTTAATATTAAACGAGAAATGAGCCTTTCTTCAAATATTCAGGAATGATTGAGTTTTCTTTCAGCATCCTGACAGCTTTAGTCTCCAGCTGAGAGTCTTCATGATAATGGAACGCTGCAGTTCTTAGATCAGTTTAATGACATCCAGAGGACTGTGAGGGACGTTCCTAAACATCAGCTGGCGTTTTAAAGTCCAGTAGTTGAATGTGGAGTTCTGCTTTGGGTCTTTATCTTATTTCCAGTGAATGACTGCAGGACATCTGACCAGGTATCGACCCAATGATGACGCAGATATCTGGCAGTTTTAGATCATTGGTGTTTTAATTGACAGATAAATACATTAAATCTGCAGCCGTCTCTATGTCCTGCCCACAGATTGGCTGCTGACGTCATGAGTAACAGCCAATCGCAACATCTGTTTACTGGGAGAGACAGAGCAGATTAGTCTGGAGCAGCTCCAGCGATTAGACCGAACCAACAGCCTGTTCTGACTGATGCTCCAGCAGAGACAGAGCCTTAACTAAACACTCAGACGTCTCAGAGCTGCTCCACAGTGGCTACGTTAGGAGGTTACCATAGAAACGGAGTCTGAATAAACAGTAAACAGCACAGTTTTACAATAAGAGCAGTAAAATGATGGAATAAGAAAAGGTTAACAACTGCAGGACAAAAACCGTAGATGATCTCAGTCAGTTGATCTCACAGTGAACAGGAGAGAACCTCAGATGTTTTCactcctgtttttatttacattcagttCTAGTAATCATTATTAGTTATGAAACTATCACACTGTTAATATCAAACATTTAACGTATCTATGGGTAAATTCAGTAACAGAAATACTTGTTAATGAAGTAGTTTATGAATTAAATGCTTCCAGCCACCACATGCTGTtaataaatatctttaaatttcCACCATCATCTTTATCGATTACCAATAATAAGAAATACTGATCAGTTTCTGTTGTGTGAAACCAGTTGTTCCATCTCCTCATGGAGTGTTGATCGATTCCAGACAGCCCAGAGCAGattaacattaataataattaatatttacagattatttCCTCTCCACGCTGAAGACCTGGAGATACATCcagatgttatttttactgcagaTGTTTGATCAGTTCTGATAATTCTTTATGTTCTCTGAGTTCCAAGTTATTATAAAACggctgtttttattcatttttcataaatAGTCAAATCAAATGACAGTTGGTAGATTTCTTTGATCCTCAACTGTTCTATCATAATCAGGATTTTATTCAAACTTCAGATGATGACatcagtgttttattaaataattcCAGAAAATTCGGACCAGCAGAGTTCCAGAGCTTTGAACAGGTTCTAGAGAATCTGGACTAAATATAAAGAACAGTTTTAGTTCAGGtggttaaataagtaaaaactcATTGTAATATCTGTTTATATTCACTTTTCACTAGATCGGTGTGTCTGAGGCTTAtattcctgctcctcctcttctggTTTTCTTCTTCTAGGAAACACCCCTGGAGTCCACGGTGACCCTGGAGAAGTCTGAGGAGAACATGTCAGAGTCAGAACACGTGAACACGCCTACGGAGACCTCAGACAGTTTGGTTTTACCACATAAACCAGCCGGTCTGGTCCTGGATGACGTGGCGTCTCCTCCACTGGATTCACAAGCTGACCCTGGTCTCCATCAAACATCTGCACCAACGTCTGCACCACCATGTCAACCAGCAGAACCTGAAGCTGACGTCACACCTGAACCAGGTAGAGTCTCACTCTGAGGACCAGTCTGTCTTCATGCTTCTAGATGAGATGTttgtaataatataataataatataacaataCTGTGTCGTTGCTGATAGACAACCCACTGACTGCTGCTCCAACCTCCACCCCAGAAGATGAACCGGTCTCCGTGCCTGATCCTGTAGCTCCAGCTGACTCCTCCTCCAGTCCGGTTCCGGCTGTAGAGCCTGCAGAGCATCCAGGAGATGAGAAGGAAGACAGTTCTCTAAATCACaggcaggctgaggaggaggaggaggtgttgAACAAACAGGAGAAGGAGAACACTGGAAGAGTAACAGGTGAGCTTTACTGGGTTTATTTCATGTCACTGGGACCCACGGGTGGTCAGGAGATCTCCCAGTGGGAAGCTGGGATTTACTGGGAAAATGTGAGTGAAACAAACTCAGAGGTTGTGTTTCTTCCACCCTGAGCAGTTGATGCAGGAAAGCCTGAGGGATCTGAAGACTGCACCAGctccacagaggagaagacGGAGTTAAAGATGGAAACGACGCCAGAGCGCTCCCTGCCTCCTTATGACCCCTCTAACCCCGTTGGTAAGATGAGTTAAAGCTTCACTCTGTGGTAGCCTTACTGAAGACACTCCTGGTGCTGTGAACCAACTCTTTCTGTTTGTGGTGGAGTTTATATGAGAAGACATCCAGCAGGACGTTCAAACTGTCTAATAAAGGTACAGAGCTTAGAGAATTCATTTCCTGTGTGTGTTCGTCCTCAGGAATGGAGTTCTTGGTCCCTAAGACAGGGTTCTTCTGTAAGGTGTGCAGTCGGTTCTTCAGTGGAACCAGGGAGGCAGAAATGAATCACTGCAGATCCCTCAAACACTACAAGAGCCTTCAGGTGGGAAACAGACACTCATAGATgctcatttattcactgttaaGATGGAATTTATTAAGATGTTTTTCTCCTGATTGTCACAGCACAGTTCAGTCTGTTTGGCTCTGAACTGTCTGAAGGTTTTTACATGGAATCACTGATGACCTGAAATCAAACTATCAGTTTTAGCTGCCCACCTGTACCATAAACTTTGAATTTACAGGGCTTTGGGCATTTCCAGTGTGTTAAATGACCAGAGAAAAGCTTTATTTGTTAGGATGTCATATAAAGCAGGATTTATCAGTGAAGTCAGTGTCATGAAGATCTGTTGTTCTTTCTGTCTGCTCACTGAGGCTCAGAGTCTTCCAGCTTCATGCCGTCTCCTTCTTCATTCCCTTTCAGGCGTACTTACAGACCACGGAGGCTGGAAGTCGGACTGCAGAATGCAGCTGAGAAACCCCAACTTTGACCTTCCTGATGTCTAGTGTCCTCATTTCTCACTAAGGGTCCAGATTCTCATGTTGGTGTGAATTAGCTTCATGTCCCGTCTTGGTTTAAATATGtgctgttgatttatttttttatgtagcGTCCAGAGGAATAAAACTCGTTTCCAGTGGATGATGGTTGTCAGCAAGTTctgagacaataaataaaatggattcACTGAAAGATCTGTCCGTTTACCTCCAGTCATTCTTTGTTGTGGTTTAAAGAGTTAATAGAATATTTTACCTACAGCATGTCTTATAGTATTTCTCTAGATGACAGAAGTTTGTCGGTTACAATCTACCCAACATGCTGCATAAAACATCTCCCTGAAGATTGGAAGGCCTCATTTATGACGAGAAGGTTGTCTGCAGGTGTCTTGGTTGGGAAGTTGGAATACAAAGCGCAGGATATTCTACAGCTTCAAACTGTGACGGCGTTTCACAGGGATTCCCACATTTACAGCACATCTAACGTGTATGGAGAGTTTGTCAGATGATGTCAACGTTTATCAAAAGCAGAAGTTAAACCGGCAGCAGCTCGGAAATGACAGATTTAAATTTACTCAGTGAATCTAGAGTTCTCTGAAGCAGcctttgaaaataaagaaagccGTTTTAGAATGGCTGACCTGGAAGCAGCAGCCAGGGAGAGGACAGGTGAGACAAAGTTTGAGTTGCTATTAAACTACTGATTGATTTGTTGGTTTGGTAGCAGTAGAATTCCCATGGGCTCGTAAAGCTGGGAGGTCATCTATCTGACAAAGTCTCCGTATCTGAGAACCTTTCATCTCCAGGTTAACAGCAAGACAAAGGCATCGAAGGAGAATGGTAGATGGACGAGAGGATTGGAGGCATTTCTACAGATTTCTGTCATATTTCTAGCTTTAAGGCATATTTTCTACAGAatatttttatatgtaaaaatatgtacatgtagaaaaatatttttgctgttgtcttatttttgcatatttatctaCCTGAAaggttccagatcatcaaaataatatttagatttattgtaTATTATACAGAGATGACccacgaaacacaaaatgtagtttttatgatgatttatTGAAGGTTTTTTGAAAATTTAGATCActcctgtgaaaaagtaattcccCAACTACACCTAATAAACTGGCAGCAACTTGCAGTATCAACTTTACACCAGATGTGATGGACCCATGTACCCCTTAAAGTTCCCCATCAGTCCACTGGATGTTattccaaaagtcttggggctcatctAGATATTTTCTTGCAAATGCTGGATGAGCCTTTAAGTTCTTCTTGGTCAGCAGTGGGTGGATCTTTAACTTTCCCATGGTTCCATTTCCTCCCAGAGTCTTCCTCATTGTGGAATCTTCTagacggaccttaactgagaccagtgaggtctgcagatctttagatgcTCAtttgggttcttttgtgaccttTTGGATGAGATGCTAATGTGCTCTTGGATAAATGTTGGTAGTTGGTCCACTCCTagaaggttctccactgttccatgtttcctcCTTTTGTGGATAACGTCTCTCATTGAGGTTCTCTGGAGCTTCCTGGAGACAGAGCCCACCTCACCCCGAACCAGGTATGTGCTCTGCTGGATCTCTGCCTCACCAAATCTTCCTTACCTTCCATGGACGAAGTGGGGAGCAGAAACAAATCCCAGCCACTGGATCAGATATGTGGATGAAACCTGAGTCAAATTAAAACCCAAGCAGTTGAACCTTCGCAGAGAACATTAATCTGGTGGACCACAACGTCAAGTTCAAGAAGGAAGGTGTGATTGTTAACAGTCTTTATTGGACTGTGCTGTTCACACTGAGGAGGATGGAAGCCATCATCATGGAAGTCTACAGAAAACCTCCACACATAGACTATCTGCTGTTTGATTCCCACCATCCACTGGAACATAAACTGGAGGTCATCAGAACCTGAAAGCTCTGGGCTGAGAATGTTCCTACCAACACTAAAGGAAAGAGCCCTGAGGAACTGTTTGAAGAGTTCATAGATTTAAATAGGACAGACTAAACAACAAGTTCACAAGTTCATGGATCAACACAGGAGCTCAACTCCTCGGGACAAGACTCAGCAGTTCACCTGCATCTGAAGGATAAAGGACCTTCCTCTGAGGACAGCAACGTCCATATTttggacagagaggacagacgGTTGGAGACTGGAGTGAGGGAAGCCGtctctaaacagaggaggggTTCACCACATCACTGATCCAGCTCCTATAACGGAGTGAGAAGATCTCTCCTTAGAAAGATTCACTTTGTTTTGCAGGATGAAACGTCCACTTTGGCAGAGTGGGGAGTCCTGTCACACAAAGTGAGTTGAAACAGCTTcagccttcatatttatcacatttgaaGACTTTCTGAACTAAAACATTCATAAACATTGAGGCTGAAGAGCCGCAGTCTTCATGAACTTCACTGCTTTAAACAGTTGTAGCTGCACAGGAAGTTTCTGCGGAgagattttggtgtttttacagagaaaatgtttcttttgaaatatatgtgaattCTCTGGAGTTTTGCTGACACCAAGTGGTCAAAGTGTGTATTACACTTAGTGAACAGCATGCAGTGTTCACATGATCAATGAGGGAAAGTtgtattatctatctatctatctatctatctatctatctatctatctatctatctatctatctatctatctatctatctatctatctatctatctatctatctatctatctatctatctatctatctatctatttatctatctatctatctatctatctgtctatctatctatctatctatagaggTTCTACTACACTTCTGGTCAGAAAGTCCACAAGGTCTGCAATTCTAATTTTACTTTGTAatgttatttagttttattttgtgctgacaaaattttttttttactttatatgagtttttcactgtgtttgctGGTGAAACGAAGATGTTGCTGTGGCAAAGAAgagaataaattaataataataataaatacaggtCAAGCATCAGCTGAAGCGTGGCTTTTCTGTATCAGCAGAAAACTTTGGGAGCAGTCATCGTCCCTGTTGGAAGTGAGGTGTAAAGTCAGTTCCCTCACACAAAATGAACTGAAGCAGATTTAGCCTCATATTTATCACATCTGAAGACACTCTGAACCAAACGCATGTTTAGAAGCTACTTTAATAGTAGCATTAAGCAGGTCATATGAAGGTTAAACACACAGTAGAAGTGGTAGATTTGTGTCAGATGATTGGTTTAACTGGAGGCTGTGTTTTGTAGTGAGGAACCTGTTTTAATGGATCCAGAGGTTCTGcttaaagtcctgcagcaacCAGCCGGTGACCGCAGGCCTCTAGGAATCCAATCACTGCAGTTAATGAGGCCTGTACTATACAATAGGCCTATAATAGACtgctacctgtccaggtgaaactataatagactgttacctgtccaggtgaaactataatagactgttacctgtccaggtgaaactgtaatagactgttacctgtccaggtgaaactataatagactgttacctgtccaggtgaaccctgccttcgtcctgagtcagctgggatggactccagttCCCTACAGTCTTCAGAATAAAGCGGTGCGTAGATGATGAACTGAACCACAGACATTTAAAGATTGTGCCTATCAAAGCAGAAACTGCTCAGGCTTTGTCGTGTTCTAGTCTATTCTTCTAGCCTTGTT from Amphiprion ocellaris isolate individual 3 ecotype Okinawa chromosome 4, ASM2253959v1, whole genome shotgun sequence includes the following:
- the LOC111563084 gene encoding zinc finger protein 638-like, translated to MYHQHSQQQGSQPFSNGPRPPHQPPPNQHQSHTNMPVMNFSFPRPTQLPDELESALAIRGARDMDHRQIDHLNRPSLHQNPGSGSGISQHGSYGSNPVSLPADNQPGHQQGVDWSSYQPPNKLFASPAPNASHQGPQQPQSSQGGTRVPNWTPPVSDSLSPQARHPHGGPGDGQGLYTPESAGSILASFGLSNEDLEVLSHYPDDQLTPDTLPFILRDIQINKSGAQKTAASVSSSSFSRSIHDMPLPTSHSSPLAPSTSTEVPSLLTVTQTAGKVIDYGHASRAKEENSTRETFKREPLSSERTVKMYAVSSSSSSAPKPDKNERRQVHLEHTESSKHGDRDYRRTSGDQRKNSRSPGREFPSSPSSRNLDRDYRRDRSKLRPSSETRSEASSRRSVSSSSGSKPRSSNKKLPTPTMISDFSAVSPKVYPHTCSLCHTQCDQEKDWVDHINTVNHTAACRDLRNKYPNWKPNLPSWSGQYGSQAQWNLKDRSSLHSMSRSVSRSPSPSPPGGKHRVDPHLHRPHGRPYSPHSHPRHHHYKDRRSRFEHRPSGSHSPTYSSRASPSSREHWPDRKDSSGGFHRSGVKRPHEGLSSRQFSSVPGHSFKHGPPHLSNKSFKAVMKPGAKTAKMSAKPPPAKKKKKAATPASQGSSVADRLVFLTGIPKDASEQEVTDLVGSFGKINNVILLLCSEEETEKGRGQKASVCMVKAEDAQALATSTNLCIRNQQVTASVAKKCEAGQSAEANNGRAAPGEEEGSAGNTSVVSTCFPQPLAGGETDQKTSEEKGLVLITGFPETGWSSSDVIKLVQPFGTPSDIIMASQIGKALVSVENMEVAQELVKVHSFMPAKIEDSELKMILLKQRISLSTPVALYNLLMGSVDPLESPSPVSWSCLLVISNVPNTPPGSSEVQKLVQRFGTVIKTLVLNNMVICEMATAAMALSVYKRFQMFPCILQSNPLFFSRKPDPRANIQTKIIAAFSEISEDTPAHDKGSEAAPDVEETPPKDSSESPMEEVENECDRKDENMNTPKTAEDGSEDNTEEKTELTVPESSAAPQTQPEPQAEPQAEPQADFLVDTGETSAVDSISGTVEEKSSAFKEGNDETPAGDTTLVETKPSSFDSRAASQEMGMPELPKMTQAMVNALLVECRTRTASHPNNTTAPPSGEKDSTPMETNQEQKTAQETKEPTKDHPEEEEEVVKKQERDRKEREAKKEKEARERERRERDRRAREKEERTREREWSERTRRERERREWERKERERRDRKRAYGERSSFRSEGYKQNPWRGERYEETNAKMEEEEEELDEFPFNMSDFVTVDEVGDVTELPHSPSADPMEDTSTSVQQETPLESTVTLEKSEENMSESEHVNTPTETSDSLVLPHKPAGLVLDDVASPPLDSQADPGLHQTSAPTSAPPCQPAEPEADVTPEPDNPLTAAPTSTPEDEPVSVPDPVAPADSSSSPVPAVEPAEHPGDEKEDSSLNHRQAEEEEEVLNKQEKENTGRVTVDAGKPEGSEDCTSSTEEKTELKMETTPERSLPPYDPSNPVGMEFLVPKTGFFCKVCSRFFSGTREAEMNHCRSLKHYKSLQAYLQTTEAGSRTAECS